GTGAGATCGGCGGCTCGGCCGAGGAAGAAGCGGCCGACTTCCTCAAGTCGTCCAAGACCAAGAAACCCGTGGTAGGCTTCATTGCCGGACGCACCGCGCCTCCAGGCCGCCGCATGGGCCACGCGGGCGCCATCATTTCCGGTGGACGTGGCGGTGCCGAAGACAAGATCGACGCCATGCGGTCGGCGGGCATTCACGTGTCCGAATCCCCGGCGGCACTGGGGACGACCTTGATGGAAGTTCTGAAGGGCTGATCCGGAGGCGGTCCGGCGGCCTGAGTTTGAAAAGGGGCGCTGGTGAAAAGCCGGCGCCAGGCACGAGCATGGATCTGGATCCCGGACTGTCCGCCATCCTGAACGGGGCCAACGCCTCGTTTCTGGAAAGCCTGTACCAGCGCTACGAGCGCGATCCGAACTCCGTCGATCCCGAGTGGCGCGGCTGGTTCGAAGCGCTCCGCGACGGCGCCGCCCGGACGGCCGGCGCCCATGGCGGCCCGACCTGGCAGCGCACGGACTGGCCGCCGCTGAACAATGGCGACCTGACGGCCGCGCTCGATCCCGGCGCGCCTGCTCCAACCGCCGCCAAGCCCAAGGACAAGGGCAAGGGCGTCAGCCAGGAACAGCTTCACGCTGCCGCCATGGACTCGATCCGTGCACTTGCACTGATCCGATCCTACCGGGTGCGCGGTCACCTGCACGCCAAGCTCGACCCGCTCGGACTGGCGGTCTCGCCCGATCATCCTGAGCTCGATCCCGAGGCCTATGGCTTCAGCGAAAAGGATCTGGACCGGCCCATCTTCATCGATGCGCTGGGTCTGAAGACCGCCACGGTGCGGGAGATCGTCGAGATACTCGAGCGGGCCTATTGCGGCCCCATCGGCGTCGAGTATATGCACATTTCCGAGCTGCAGGAGCGCGTCTGGATACAGGAGCGCATCGAAGGACACGACCAGTACGTGTCGTTTACCGACATGGGCAAGCAGGCGATCCTGCAGAAAGTGATCGAGGCGGAAACCTTCGAGCAGTTCCTCAACGTCAAGTATACGGGCACGAAGCGGTTTGGCCTGGACGGCGCCGAAGCCACGATTCCGGCGCTCGAGGCCATCATCAAGAAAGCCGGCGCGCTGGGCGTGCAGGAGATCGCCATCGGCATGCCGCATCGCGGCCGGCTCAACGTGCTGGCCAACGTGATGTCGAAGCCGTTCCGGGCGATCTTCAACGAGTTCCACGGCGGTTCATCGACGCCTGACGAGGTAGAAGGCTCGGGCGACGTGAAATATCATCTGGGCAGTTCGTCAGACCGCGAGTTCGACGGCAACAATGTGCATTTGTCGTTGTCGGCCAATCCATCCCATCTCGAGGCCGTGGACCCGGTGGTCATGGGCAAGGTGCGCGCCAAGCAGGACCAGCGCGGCGACAAGGAACGCAGCGAGGTTGTCGGCCTGCTGCTGCACGGCGACGCAGCCTTTGCAGGACAGGGCCTGGTGCCGGAATGCCTGGGCCTGAGCCAGTTGAAGGGCTACCGCATCGGCGGCGTGATCCATTTCATCGTCAACAATCAGATCGGCTTCACCACCTCGCCGATGTATTCGCGCTCGTCGCCTTATCCGTCCGACATCGCCAAAGGCATCCAGGCGCCGATCTTCCACGTCAATGGCGACGATCCGGAAGCCGTGGTGCATGTGGCCAAGCTGGCCGTCGAATTTCGCCAGCGGTTCAAGAAGGACGTGGTCATCGACATGTTCTGCTATCGCCGGTTCGGCCACAACGAAACCGACGAGCCCATGTTCACCCAGCCGTTGATGTATCAGCGCATCAAGGATCAGCCGACGGTGACGCAGCTTTATGCCAGCCGTCTGGCCGAGCAGGGACTGGTCAGTGCCGACGAGTTCAAGCATATGCGCGATGAATTCCGCGCCACGCTGGAAACCGAGTTCGAGGTGGCGGAATCGTTCAAGCCCAACAAGGCCGATTGGCTGGAAGGCCGCTGGGCCGGCCTGAAGCGTGCCCGCGGCACCGTGCGGCGCGGCCGTACCGCCGAGGACGAGGACACGCTGCGCCGGCTGATCGAGGTGCTGACCACCGCGCCCGAGGATTTCAACGTCCACAGGACGCTGCAGCGGCAGCTGGACCGCAAGCGTGAGACGCTGGAAAGCGGCACCGGCATCGACTGGGCCACGGCCGAGGCGCTGGCATTCGGCTCGCTGCTCGATGAAGGATTCGGCGTGCGCCTTTCGGGCCAGGATTCCGGCCGGGGCACCTTTTCCCAGCGCCACGCGGTGTTCACCGACCAGGTGACCGGCGACCGCTACACGCCGCTCGATCATGTGCGCGATGACGCCAAGTTCGAGGTCATCGATTCCATGCTGTCCGAGGCGGCGGTGATGGGGTTCGAATACGGCTTTACCCTGGCCGAGCCGAACACGCTGGTATTGTGGGAGGCCCAGTTCGGCGATTTCGCCAACGGCGCCCAGGTGATCATCGACCAGTTCGTCGCCGCCGGCGAGCTGAAGTGGCTGCGCATGAGCGGCCTGGTACTGCTGCTGCCGCATGGCTTCGAGGGTCAGGGGCCCGAGCATTCGTCCGCGCGCCTCGAGCGCTACCTGCAGATGTGCGCCGAGGACAATTGGCAGGTCGCCAACTGCACCACGCCGGCCAATTATTTCCATATCCTGCGGCGCCAGATGCACCGCGAGTTCCGCAAGCCGCTGGTGCTGATGACGCCCAAGAGCCTGCTGCGGCACAAGCTGTGCGTATCGCATCTGTCGGACATGGCGCGCGGCACCTCGTTCCACCGCATCATGTGGGATCATGCGCAGACCGAGAAGGAAGGCTACGGCAAGCTGAAGCCCGACGATCAGATCACCCGCGTCGTGATCTGTTCGGGCAAGGTCTATTACGACCTGCTGGAAGAGCGCGAGGCGCGCAAGCTTTCCGACGTCTATCTGATGCGCATCGAGCAGCTCTATCCGTTCCCGGGCGATTCGCTTCAGGAGGAACTCGAGCGTTTCCCGCACGCCAAGGTCATCTGGTGCCAGGAGGAACCTCAGAACATGGGCGCGTGGACGTTCGTCGAGCCGTTTATCGAAAAAACGCTCGAGGATCTGGATCATTTCGTGAAGCGGCCCGTCTATGTGGGGAGACCGGCGGCCGCGTCTCCGGCGACCGGGCTGTTGTCCCGCCACAAGGAACAGCAGGCGCGGATCGTTCATGACGCCCTGATTGGTTAGACTGGAAAGGACAGGCCGAATGCCCACCGACATCGTCGTCCCCGCTCTGGGTGAGTCCATCACCGAGGCGACCGTCGCCAAATGGTACAAGAAGCCCGGCGACGCCGTGGAGCAAGACGAGCCGCTCGTGGAGCTTGAGACCGACAAGGTCGCCGTCGAGGTCAATGCGCCCACATCCGGCGTGCTCGGCGACCTGCAGGTCAAGGAAGGCGACACCGTCGCTGTCGGCTCGGTCATCGGCTCGATCGGCGCCGGCGACGGCACGAAGCCTGCCCCGAAGGCCGAGGCCAAACCTGCGGCCAAGCCCGAGGCCAAGTCGGTGGCCAAGCCCGCGGCCAAGGCGTCACCCGCGCCGGAGCCACCGGCCGCTGCGCCCGAGTCCGAGGAATTGGCGCGCGAGGCCGCCTCGATGGCCCCGTCCGCCGCGCGCCTTGTCGAAGAAGCCAAGCTCGATCCCAGCACCATCGATGGCACCGGCCGGGGCGGCCGCATCACCAAAGCCGACGTGCTGAAGGCCATGGAAGCGCCCAAGGCAGACGCGGCGCCCGCCGCGCCCGCGTCCCAGGCCGCGAAGCCGGCCGCGCCGCCGCGGGAGCCGGGCGAGCGCGAGGAGCGGGTGCAGATGTCCCGCCTGCGCAAGACCATCGCGACCCGGCTGAAGGAGGCGCAGAACACCGCCGCCATGCTGACCACGTTCAACGAGGTCGACATGACCGCGCTGATCGCCATGCGCAACGAATACCGCGACCTGTTCGAGAAGAAGCACGGCGTACGCCTGGGCTTCATGTCGTTCTTCGCCAGGGCCTGCGTGATGGCGCTGCACGAAATTCCGTCGGTCAACGCCGAAGTGGACGGCGACACCATCATCTACAAGGACCACTACGACATCGGCATCGCCGTGTCGGCGCCGCATGGCCTGGTCGTGCCGGTGATCCGCGACGTGGACGCGCTCGGCCTCGCCGGCATCGAAAAGGCCATCGGCGAGATGGCGGTGAAGGCCAGGGACGGCAAACTTGCCTTGGCTGATCTGCAGGGCGGGACCTTCACGATCTCCAATGGCGGCGTATTTGGTTCCTTGATGTCGACGCCGATCCTCAACCCGCCACAGTCCGGCATTCTTGGCATGCACAAGGTCCAGGACCGGCCCGTGGTGGTGGATGGCCAGATCGTGGCGCGGCCCATGATGTACCTTGCCCTGTCGTATGATCACCGTATTGTCGATGGACGCGAGGCGGTTACCTTCCTGGTCCGCGTCAAGGAATGTCTCGAAGACCCGCACCGGATGCTGCTCGATCTGTAGCGCCGGCCAGCGGGCACCTGATAAACGAGGGAAATGATGAGCGATTATGATGTTGTGGTCATCGGTGGTGGCCCGGGCGGCTACATCGCCGCGATCCGTGCGGCGCAGAACGGGCTGAAAGTAGCCTGCATCGAGGGTCGCGGCGCGCTGGGCGGAACCTGCACCAATGTTGGCTGCATTCCCTCCAAGGCGCTGCTGCACGCCTCGGAAGTGTTCGAGGAAGCCGGCCATTCCTATGGCAAGATCGGCGTGAAGGTTGGCTCGCTCGAGCTCGATCTGCCCGCCATGATGGCCTACAAGGACGACACGGTAAAAGGCCTGACCCGCGGCATCGAGTTCCTGTTCAAGAAGAACAAGATCGATTACGTGAAGGGCTGGGGCAGCTTCAAGGACAAGAATACCATCGAGGTGAAGGGCGAAGACGGCTCGACCTCGACGGTCACCGGCAAGAGCATCATCATCGCCACCGGCTCGGAGCCGGCGTCGATTCCGGGCGTCACCATCGACGAAAAGCGCATCGTATCCTCGACCGGCGCCCTTGCGCTGCCCGAAGTGCCCAAGCATCTGGTCGTCATCGGCGGCGGCGTGATCGGCCTGGAACTCGGGTCGGTCTGGGCGCGCCTCGGCGCCAAGGTCACTGTGGTCGAGTTCCTCGACCGGATCGTGCCTGGCGTGGACGACGAAGTGGCGAAGGAATTCGACAAGATCCTGCGCAAGCAGGGCTTCACCATGAAGACCGGCACCAAGGTGACCAAGGTTGAATCGGCCAAGGCCGGCCTGAAGATCAGCGTCGAACCCGCCAAGGGCGGCGACGCCGAGGTGCTGGAAGCCGACTACGTGCTCGTTTCGGTGGGGCGCAAGGCCTACACCGAAGGCCTGGGCCTGGACAAGGTGGGCGTCAAGGCGACCGACCGGGGCCTGGTTGTCACCGACGATCACTGGCGCACCAACGTGGACGGCATCTATGCCATCGGCGACGTGATCGCCGGCCCCATGCTGGCCCACAAGTCCGAGGAAGAAGGCGCCGCGGTCGCCGATGTGATCGCCGGCAAGGTCGGCCACGTGAACTACGACGCCATTCCCAACGTGATCTATACCTCGCCCGAGGTGGCCTCGGTGGGCAAGACCGAGGAAGAGCTGAAGAAGGCGGGCGTCGAGTACAAGGCGGGCAAGTTCCCGTTCATGGCCAATGCCAAGGCCAAGGTCGGCCTGCACACGGAAGGGTTCGTCAAGATCCTTGCCGATGCCAAGACCGACCGGGTGCTGGGCGTGCATATCATCGGCGCCGATGCCGGCAACCTGATCGCCGAGGCGGTGCTCGCCATGGAGTTCGATGCCTCGGCCGAGGATATCGCCATGACCTGTCACGCGCATCCGACCCTTTCCGAATCCATGAAGGAAGCGGCGCTTGCCGTCTCGGGCCGGACGCTGAACTTCTAGGACGCGTTCAACCACGTACCAGGCGCCGTCATCCCGGATACCGGAATGGCGGCGTTTCTGTATTCAGGGGCTCAGCCCTCGACAATGTCGAACGGGAAGGTCTCGTAGGCGTAGTCGATGGTCAGTTCCTCGCCGGCCTTCAGGTCGCGGGCCGCATAGAGGCACACGCACAGGCGCTCGCAGTCCAGCTCGAAGTGGCAGTTGGGCTGGGCGCTGTGGTTGCAGAATGAAATTTCGCCAAACGCCACCGCATACTGGACAATGTCGGAATTGGGCGTCCAGTCGAACACGTAGTGGCGCAACATGCCCTCGTCCACGTTGCGCGTCTGCTCCGGGGGAAGCACCAGCACGCTGGCCGAGGTGACCAGATCGCCTTCCGCGATGTCCGTTCCGGCAAACAGCCCGCGCCCGCCGAGGCGCGACGGGGCGATGCAAAGCCTGCTCGATGGTGCCAGAATATGTGTCATGCCCGTTCCTCAGCCGGCGCGGGGATGCGCCGAATCGTATATGGACAGCAATCGCGCCGTATCCACCTCGGTGTAGTGCTGGGTGGTCGACAGGGAGGCATGGCCCAGCAATTCCTGGATGGTGCGCAAATCGCCGCCCGACGCCAGCAGGTGGGTGGCGAACGAATGGCGCAGGGCGTGGGGCGTGGCCGAATCGGGCAGACCCAGTGCGCCGCGCAGCATGCGGATGCGCTGCTGGATGATGCCGGGATTGAGCTGCTTGCCGCGGACGCCGATGAACAGCGGGCCATCCGGCTCCAGCGCGAAGGGGCAGGCGGCCACATAGGCGGCGACCGCATCGCGCACCACCGGCAGCACGGGCACGAGCCGCTGCTTGCCGCCCTTGCCCAGCACCACCATGGACTGGCCCGTGGGCGCCTCGCGCCGCTTCAGGCCCAGCGCCTCCGAGATGCGCAGGCCGCAGCCATACAGCAGGGTGATGACGGCGGTGTCCCGGTCGGCGACCCATGGCTCCTCGCTCAGCGAGCCGACCTCGTCGACAACCGCCCGCGCCCCGTCGACCGACAGCGGACGCGGCACCGAATGGGGAATTTTGGGAGTCGACACCGCCTGCACCGCGCCGTTGGTCAGGATGCCGGCGCGGCCGAGGAAACGATAGAAGCTGCGCACCGCCGACAGCGCCCGGGCCGACGAGCGCGACGACTGGCCGTCTTTCCGCCGGGTCGCCAGCCAGGCGCGGAAGTCGGGTACCGCGAGGCTCTCCAGCATGGTCTTGCTGACCGCGCCGCCATGATGGCGCTGCAGGAAGGCGAAGAAATCCTGCATGTCGCGCAGATAGGATGTCAGGGTGTTGGCAGCGAGTCGCCGTTCGCTGGCCATGTGCCGGACCCAGTCGCGGGCCAGTGGTGCAGCCGTGTCATCGGCGGCGAGGGAGGCGAGCAGTCGCCCCACCAATTGGTTGACGGTCAGTTCTCCGGCCGCGACCACCGTGCCGCCTCCGGGGCCTGGCTCTGGGGCAACAGCTGCTGCAGGCGCAGCGCCAGCACATCGCCCATATATCGCACGAGCTGGGTGGCGTGGCCCGGTTCGAAGGTCGCCGCGTCGCGGTCGCCCAGGGCCAGCACGCCAAACATCGTGGCGCCCAGTTCCAGCTTCACCATGGCCTGGGACTTGATCAGGCTGGTGGCGGGGCCGAAAAACTCTTCCGATTCGTTGCGTAGCGGGCCGAGCGTGACGGTCTGGCCGGGTGCGAACTGGCTCTCCAGCAGCATGGCCGGCAGCAGCAGGACGGAATCCATCTTTCGCTCGGGCCAGACCGAACGGTGATCGAGGCACAGCACCGCCACATCCACATGGAGGTAGCCGTGCAACTCGCGGCTGATGAACCAGGCCAGTTCGTCGAAGCAGCCGGCGCGGATCACGCCCAGCGTGGCCTCGTGCACCTGGTGCTGACTGGCCAGATTGCCGCGCGACGTCTCGACCAGCGCGTCCCGGTCGGCGGTGCGCTGCGACAGGCTGCCGCGCAGGCGATCGATCAGGTGGCGCTGGAAGTCGACGACGCCCTGGTCGTTTTCCGGTCCGCCCGGCAGCAGGCCGGCGAGCACATCCGGGTGCTTGTCGAGCCAGGCGAGAACCTGGTCCTTGGTGAGTTTGCCGCCGGCCATGGTCAGCCGATCTTCTGGCCGGTCTTGGCCCAGTCGGCAAGAAACGCCTGCAGGCCCGCGTCGGTCAGCGGATGTTTGACCAGCTGGCGCAAGGTCGCCGGCGGGATCGTGCAGACGTCGGCGCCGATCAGCGCCGCCCGCAGCACATGCGTCGGGTTGCGCACGCTCGCCACCAGGATCTCGGTGCTGAACGAATCGTAATTGTCGTAAATCTGGCGGATGTCCTGGATCAGCGCCATGCCGTCCTGCGAGATGTCATCGAGCCGGCCGACGAAGGGCGAGATGAAGGTGGCGCCCGCCTTGGCGGCCATCAGCGCCTGGACCGCCGAGAAGCACAGCGTGACATTCACCATGGTGCCGTTCGACGTCAGGTGGCGGCAGGCTTTCAGCCCGTCGATGGTCAGCGGCACCTTTACCGTGATGTTGTCGGCGACAAGGGCGAGCTTCTCGCCTTCGCTGATCATGCCTTTCGCATCGGTGGCGGTGACCTCGGCGCTTACCGGGCCGTCGACCACGGCGCAGATGTCGCGCAGGATGTCGTTGAAGTCGCGGCCGGCCTTGGCGACCAGCGACGGGTTGGTCGTCACACCGTCAAGCAGACCGCTTTCCGCCAGGTCGCGAATTTCCGCGATGTCGGCGGTGTCGACGAAAAACTTCATGAAGGGTATTCCTCGGTTCGGTTGTTGGGCCCGTTGGGGCGATTCTAAGAGAGGCGCGGGACACTGCCAAGGCAGCATACCATCAAAAGCAGTTCGCCGGCGGCGGGACGATCGGGCGCCACCGCGACCGTGCGCGTATTGCTGCCCCTTGGGCTCGACCTAGCATATGACTACCGGCCTCCGCCAGAGACGAACCTGCGGCCGGGCGATTTCGTCGAGGTGCCGCTGGGCACCAAACGCCGAATCGGGGTGGTGTGGGACGACGACGCGGACGCGCCGGCTGCCGATCCGGCCAAGCTGCGCACGGTGCATGACCGGATCGCGCTGCCGCCCCTGCCCGAATCCACCAGGCGGTTCATCGAATGGGTCTCGCGCTACACCATGGCGCCGCTGGGCTCGGTGCTGCGCATGGCGATCGCCACGCCGGGCCTGTTTCAGGCGCCGCGGCCGGTCCTTACCTATGCGCTGACCGATGCCGAGCCTGAACGTCTCACCGCCGCGCGCCAGCGGGTTATGGACCTGCTGCGTGACGGGCCGCCGCGCACCATATCCGATATTGCCGAGGCCGCCGCCGTCAGCGACGGCGTGGTGCGCGGGCTGGCCGGACAAGGCGTGCTGGAGGCCATCGAGAGCGATCCGGATGCCGGGTATATGGAGCCGCCGCCCGATCCCGAAACCCCCGGCCCCGTCCTGTCGGCGGAACAGCACGCTGCGGCCGGGGCACTCATGGCCAGGATCGGCGGTGGATTCGCGGCGCTGGCGCTGGAGGGCGTCACCGGCTCGGGCAAGACCGAGGTCTATTTCGAGGCCATCGCCGAGGCGCTGCGCCAGGGTGCCGACGGGCAGGTGCTGGTGCTGGTGCCCGAGATCGCGCTGACCAACCAGTTGCTCGACCGGTTCGAGACCCGATTCGGCGCACGGCCCATGGTCTGGCATTCGCACCTGACCGGCCGCGCTAGGCGGGCCACCTGGCTGGGCGCGGCCTCGGGCGAGGCCCGGGTCGTGGTCGGCGCCCGCTCGGCCCTGTTCCTGCCCTTCAAGGCGCTGTCCCTCATCGTCGTCGACGAGGAGCACGACCCTGCCTACAAGCAGGAAGAGCAGGTCATCTATCATGCCCGCGACATGGCGGTCGTGCGCGCGTCGCTGATGAAGTGCCCGATCGTGCTGGTGTCGGCGACGCCGTCGCTGGAGACCATGGTCAATTGCTGGAGCGGCAAGTATCAGCGGGTTCTTCTGCCGACGCGCCACGGCGGCGCCACGCTGCCGATCATCGAACCGGTGGACATGCGGCGCGAGGACACGCCGCGCGGCCGCTGGATATCGCCCCGGCTGGAAGCGGACCTGCGTGCCAACCTCGAGGCGGGCGAGCAGTCCCTGTTGTTCCTCAACCGGCGCGGCTATGCGCCCGCCGCCATCTGCAGGGCCTGCGGCAACCGGGTGATGCGCGAGAACTGCTCGGCGCCGCTGGTCGTCCACCGTTTCGGCAACCGGCTGCAGTGCCACCACTGCGACTTCACCATGCCCATGCCCCGGCAATGCCCGAAATGCGGCGCCGAAGGCACGATCGTTCCCTACGGCCCCGGCGTGGAACGGCTCGCCGAGGAGGTGGAGGCGCTGTTCCCCGAGGCGAGGATCGCCATCATGGCCAGCGACACGGTGCGCACCGCCAGCGAGGCGCAGGCCTTTGTCGAGCGGATCGAGAAGCACCAGATCGACATCGTCATCGGCACCCAGCTCGTCACCAAGGGCCATCATTTTCCCATGCTGACCCTGGTCGGCATCATTGATGCGGATCTCGGCCTGTCGGGCGGCGACCTGCGGGCGGGCGAGCGCACCTACCAGCAGCTCTGGCAGGTGGCCGGCCGCGCCGGCCGCGCCGAACGGCCGGGCCGGGTGCTGGTGCAGACCTATATGCCGGAACATCCGGTGATGCAGGCGCTGATCGGCGGCGACGGTCCGGCGTTCTACCGCAACGAGGCGGCCGAGCGGGAGATGGCGGGCTGGCCGCCCTATGGCCGGCTGGCGGCGCTGATTCTTTCGGGGGTCAACGAAGCAGATGTGGCGGCCCATGCCCGTGCCCTGGCGTCGAGGGCGCCCAGAGGCGCCGATTTCACCGTCATGGGACCGGCGCCGGCTCCCTATGCACGGTTGCGCGGGCGCTTCCGCCACCGCTTTCTGGTGCGGGCCAGAAGGAGCGTCGACCTGCAGGGCCTGATACGCGGCTGGCTGGCGCAAGTGCCTGAAAAAAGTAGCGTTCGCGTGGCGGTGGACATCGACCCCTACAGCTTTCTCTGAACGCTGGTCAGCTCTACGAAAATGCCGCCCTGACTCGGTTGCATGGAGCATACCGCTGTGTTAACACTCCGGCCGTCTCGCGGGTGCGAATGCCTGTGAACAAGCCAGACCTTGAGGAATTCCGCCACTCTCGCGGATATTCCGACCCCGAAGAACGTCTCAAAGAAGAGTCGCCACTTGGCAGCCAATAGTTCCATGACATCGGGTGTGGCGGGGCGTTATGCCGCCGCGCTGTTCGACCTGGCAAAGGATGCCGGGACGCTGGATGCGGTCCAGCAGGATCTGACCGACCTGAAGCGCATGCTCGGCGAGAGTGCCGACCTGGCGGAGATGGTTCGCAGCCCGCTGCTTTCCCGCGACGAGCAGACCCGTTCCATCGCCGCCGTGCTTGAGAAAGCCGGCGCCAGTGACCTGACCAAGCGTTTCCTGGGCGTGGTGGCAAAGAACCGCCGCCTGTTCGCCGTGCGAGGCATGATCGATGCCTTCGCCGCGCTGCTTGCCGACTTCCGCGGCGAAGTGACCGCCCAGGTTGTCTCGGCGCATCCGCTGACCGCGGGCCAGACCGAAGAGCTGCGCGAGACCCTGTCCGCCCAGTTGAGCCGTAAGATCCAGCTCGAGACCAGCGTCGACGCCGGTCTGCTTGGTGGCCTCGTGGTCCGCGTCGGGTCGCGCATGATCGATAATTCGCTTCGTACGAAGCTCTCCAATATGCAGCTTGCCATGAAAGGGATTGGCTGATGGACATCCGTGCCGCAGAAATCTCCGATATCCTCAAGGAACAGATCAACAATTTCGGCGCCGGTGCCGAGGTTTCCGAGATCGGCCGCGTGCTGTCGGTTGGTGACGGCATCGCCCGCGTCTACGGTCTCGACAACGTGCAGGCCGGCGAGCTGGTGGAATTTCCCGGCGGCATCAAGGGCATGGCGCTGAACCTGGAAGTCGACAATGTCGGCGTCGTGATTTTCGGCACCGACCAGGACATCAAGGAAGGCGATACCGTCAAGCGGACCGGCGACATCGTCGA
The window above is part of the Emcibacter sp. SYSU 3D8 genome. Proteins encoded here:
- a CDS encoding F0F1 ATP synthase subunit delta: MAANSSMTSGVAGRYAAALFDLAKDAGTLDAVQQDLTDLKRMLGESADLAEMVRSPLLSRDEQTRSIAAVLEKAGASDLTKRFLGVVAKNRRLFAVRGMIDAFAALLADFRGEVTAQVVSAHPLTAGQTEELRETLSAQLSRKIQLETSVDAGLLGGLVVRVGSRMIDNSLRTKLSNMQLAMKGIG
- a CDS encoding primosomal protein N' translates to MRVLLPLGLDLAYDYRPPPETNLRPGDFVEVPLGTKRRIGVVWDDDADAPAADPAKLRTVHDRIALPPLPESTRRFIEWVSRYTMAPLGSVLRMAIATPGLFQAPRPVLTYALTDAEPERLTAARQRVMDLLRDGPPRTISDIAEAAAVSDGVVRGLAGQGVLEAIESDPDAGYMEPPPDPETPGPVLSAEQHAAAGALMARIGGGFAALALEGVTGSGKTEVYFEAIAEALRQGADGQVLVLVPEIALTNQLLDRFETRFGARPMVWHSHLTGRARRATWLGAASGEARVVVGARSALFLPFKALSLIVVDEEHDPAYKQEEQVIYHARDMAVVRASLMKCPIVLVSATPSLETMVNCWSGKYQRVLLPTRHGGATLPIIEPVDMRREDTPRGRWISPRLEADLRANLEAGEQSLLFLNRRGYAPAAICRACGNRVMRENCSAPLVVHRFGNRLQCHHCDFTMPMPRQCPKCGAEGTIVPYGPGVERLAEEVEALFPEARIAIMASDTVRTASEAQAFVERIEKHQIDIVIGTQLVTKGHHFPMLTLVGIIDADLGLSGGDLRAGERTYQQLWQVAGRAGRAERPGRVLVQTYMPEHPVMQALIGGDGPAFYRNEAAEREMAGWPPYGRLAALILSGVNEADVAAHARALASRAPRGADFTVMGPAPAPYARLRGRFRHRFLVRARRSVDLQGLIRGWLAQVPEKSSVRVAVDIDPYSFL